Proteins encoded by one window of Lates calcarifer isolate ASB-BC8 linkage group LG5, TLL_Latcal_v3, whole genome shotgun sequence:
- the LOC108875816 gene encoding C-type mannose receptor 2-like has translation MTIERAILFIFLCMVVEGRVGKHHYINFAMKWLDAQQYCRQHYTDLSSVNSQSDQDELMQAAGTGNVTEGWIGLRRDPKNNTAWKWSAGGGITYENWGPKQPDNYAEVEDSVQLLNDGYWNDKDGRLPLPFYCVSITLKKEKKSWEEALEHCRNNSTNLPSLLSKTDLLQVQGVIQEIHITDSVWIGLRYLRDHWLWVNNDSLEYEDWPQGEGQDHQCPIQKRCGAVTISETWENRNCQDKLSFICV, from the coding sequence ATGACCATAGAGAGAGCcatccttttcatttttctttgtatggTGGTTGAAGGGAGAGTAGGAAAACACCATTATATTAATTTTGCTATGAAATGGCTTGATGCTCAGCAATACTGCAGACAACACTACACTGATCTTTCCTCTGTAAATAGCCAGAGTGATCAAGATGAGCTCATGCAAGCGGCAGGAACTGGGAACGTTACTGAGGGATGGATTGGTCTCCGTCGAGATCCCAAAAACAATACTGCCTGGAAGTGGTCAGCGGGAGGAGGCATCACATATGAAAACTGGGGTCCCAAACAACCAGATAATTATGCAGAGGTAGAGGACAGCGTACAACTCCTGAATGATGGATACTGGAATGATAAAGACGGCAGATTACCCCTGCCTTTTTACTGCGTCAGTATCACTttgaagaaggagaagaagtcATGGGAGGAGGCCTTGGAGCACTGCAGAAACAACAGCACTAATCTCCCCAGCCTGCTCTCTAAGACAGACCTTCTTCAAGTCCAGGGTGTGATCCAAGAAATCCACATCACTGATTCAGTGTGGATTGGCCTGCGTTATCTTCGTGACCACTGGCTGTGGGTGAACAATGATTCTCTGGAATATGAGGACTGGCCCCAAGGAGAAGGTCAGGACCACCAGTGCCCAATACAAAAACGCTGTGGTGCTGTAACCATAAGTGAAACATGGGAGAACAGGAACTGCCAGGACAAACTCAGTTTCATCTGCGTCTGA